In Leucobacter sp. CX169, a single genomic region encodes these proteins:
- a CDS encoding cytochrome c biogenesis protein DipZ, which translates to MDTLLIGLLGGLITGISPCILPVLPVIFLTSGTRPGLPGKSPEVIPAPPSRPYLVIAGLVVSFTIVTLAGSLLLGLLGLPTDVIRWAGIVALVILGIGFLNPRFEQLLEKPFQWLPQRKVSDRGNGFGMGLALGAVFVPCAGPVLAAIIVAGSTGTIGLGTVILTVSFAVGVAIPLLAFALAGRGLVTRIRAFRSRERALRITAGVAMIALAVGLAFNVPQMLQRLLPDYTAGLQRDLADSDAAKDALSLGGLVTDENRELDQCTNGAETLESCGQAPEIRGIEAWLNTPDGAGVSLDELRGKVVLIDFWAYSCINCQRSIPHVVAWDQAYKDAGLEVIGVHSPEYAFEKDPKNVAAGIRDFGIEYPVALDNDLSTWTNYRNRYWPAHYLIDAKGTVRHISFGEGNYAATEQMIRELLKDADPTLTLPDATEVADQTPEVGSTTPETFLGSSKDKNFAGPGDYRPGENAYTFPKQQPADTFALRGDWKVDTQFAAPQGSAGEVRLTYRASEVRMVVAGTGTLRVQDESGKVREIQVSGTPRSYAVIEPGKFSTGVLDVEVSPGLAVYSFTFG; encoded by the coding sequence ATGGACACGCTGCTCATCGGTTTGCTCGGCGGACTGATCACCGGAATATCACCGTGCATTCTGCCGGTGCTTCCGGTCATTTTCCTCACCTCGGGCACGAGGCCCGGCCTGCCCGGCAAATCACCCGAGGTCATCCCGGCCCCTCCCAGTCGCCCCTATTTGGTGATCGCCGGGCTCGTCGTGAGCTTCACGATTGTGACCCTGGCAGGATCCCTGCTCCTCGGGCTCCTCGGGCTGCCGACCGACGTGATTCGCTGGGCCGGCATCGTAGCGCTCGTGATCCTGGGCATCGGGTTCCTCAACCCCCGCTTCGAGCAGCTCCTCGAAAAGCCGTTCCAGTGGCTGCCACAGCGCAAGGTCTCCGACCGGGGGAACGGCTTCGGGATGGGGCTCGCGCTCGGCGCCGTCTTTGTTCCGTGCGCCGGCCCCGTGCTTGCCGCGATCATCGTCGCTGGCTCGACCGGCACGATCGGCCTCGGCACCGTGATCCTGACCGTCTCGTTCGCCGTCGGCGTCGCCATCCCGCTCCTTGCGTTCGCGCTCGCCGGGCGCGGCCTCGTCACGCGGATCCGCGCGTTCCGCTCCCGCGAGCGGGCTCTGCGCATTACTGCCGGCGTCGCCATGATCGCGCTCGCGGTCGGCCTGGCCTTCAACGTTCCGCAGATGCTGCAGCGGCTTCTGCCCGACTACACGGCGGGGCTGCAGCGCGACCTCGCAGACAGCGACGCCGCGAAGGATGCGCTCTCGCTCGGCGGACTCGTCACCGACGAGAACCGCGAGCTGGATCAGTGCACCAACGGCGCCGAGACCCTGGAATCGTGCGGCCAGGCCCCCGAGATTCGCGGCATCGAAGCGTGGCTGAACACCCCGGACGGCGCGGGAGTCAGCCTGGACGAGCTGCGCGGCAAGGTCGTCCTGATCGACTTCTGGGCGTACTCCTGCATCAACTGCCAGCGCTCCATCCCGCACGTCGTCGCGTGGGACCAGGCCTATAAGGACGCGGGGCTCGAGGTGATCGGCGTGCACTCCCCCGAGTACGCGTTTGAGAAGGACCCGAAGAACGTCGCCGCCGGGATCCGCGATTTCGGGATCGAGTACCCCGTGGCGCTCGACAACGACCTGTCCACCTGGACGAACTACCGCAACCGCTACTGGCCGGCGCACTACCTCATCGACGCGAAGGGCACCGTCCGGCACATCTCGTTCGGCGAGGGCAACTACGCCGCGACCGAGCAGATGATCCGAGAGCTCCTGAAGGACGCGGATCCGACGCTCACCCTGCCCGATGCGACCGAGGTCGCCGACCAGACCCCCGAGGTCGGCTCAACGACGCCCGAGACCTTCCTCGGCTCGTCGAAGGACAAGAACTTTGCGGGCCCGGGCGACTACCGCCCGGGAGAAAACGCGTACACGTTCCCGAAGCAGCAGCCGGCCGACACCTTCGCCCTTCGCGGGGACTGGAAGGTCGACACGCAGTTCGCCGCCCCGCAGGGCAGCGCAGGCGAGGTCCGGCTGACCTACCGGGCGAGCGAAGTGCGCATGGTCGTGGCGGGAACGGGAACGCTCCGGGTA
- a CDS encoding fasciclin domain-containing protein, with protein MFNTKNKLVAAFGLTLVGAFTLAGCSMGASAPETETPAPTKSESSSSMEADDPAANLVGSGCAAYAEAVPSGAGSVQGMSQDPVAVAASNNPLLTTLVAAVSGQLNPNVNLVDTLNGAEFTVFAPVDDAFAKIDAGTIDTLKTDSDLLSKILTYHVVAGQIEPADIVGTHTTVEGSDLTVTGSGDNLMVNDSKVICGGVQTANAVVYLVDSVLMPTS; from the coding sequence ATGTTCAACACGAAGAACAAGCTCGTCGCAGCGTTTGGCCTGACCCTTGTTGGCGCGTTCACCCTCGCCGGCTGTTCCATGGGTGCCTCCGCGCCAGAGACCGAGACTCCCGCACCGACCAAGTCCGAAAGCTCATCGTCGATGGAGGCTGACGATCCGGCCGCGAACCTCGTCGGATCGGGCTGTGCCGCTTACGCGGAAGCGGTACCGAGCGGAGCAGGCTCCGTTCAGGGTATGTCGCAGGATCCCGTCGCAGTCGCTGCGTCGAATAATCCGCTGCTGACCACGCTGGTGGCCGCCGTCAGCGGGCAGCTGAACCCGAACGTGAACCTGGTCGACACGCTGAACGGCGCCGAGTTCACGGTCTTCGCTCCGGTCGATGACGCATTTGCGAAGATTGACGCCGGCACGATCGACACGCTCAAGACCGACAGCGACCTGCTCAGTAAAATCCTGACGTACCACGTGGTCGCCGGGCAGATTGAGCCGGCCGACATCGTCGGAACCCACACCACTGTCGAGGGCAGCGACCTGACCGTCACGGGCTCGGGCGACAACCTGATGGTGAATGACTCGAAGGTTATCTGCGGTGGCGTGCAGACCGCGAACGCTGTGGTCTACCTCGTCGACTCGGTGCTGATGCCGACGAGCTAG
- a CDS encoding MmcQ/YjbR family DNA-binding protein → MSTHTHGDESSAGQTAIDEDWLTEIVSQWPGAEAAVKPEWDTFVLTVGGKIFGLFGAGSGEYLITLKGDPLENVGLREAFAEIIPGYHVNKKHWNSVRLGISTLAPEHLAEMIEESYSLVFASLTKRLQAEIVDADTMARLTRGDED, encoded by the coding sequence ATGAGCACGCACACACACGGGGACGAGTCGTCCGCGGGGCAGACCGCAATCGACGAGGACTGGCTCACCGAGATCGTCAGCCAGTGGCCCGGGGCCGAGGCCGCGGTGAAGCCCGAGTGGGACACCTTCGTGCTGACGGTGGGCGGCAAGATTTTCGGCTTGTTTGGCGCAGGCAGCGGCGAGTACCTGATCACCCTGAAGGGTGACCCGCTCGAGAACGTGGGACTGCGCGAGGCGTTCGCCGAGATCATCCCGGGCTACCACGTCAATAAGAAACACTGGAACTCGGTGCGTCTCGGCATCTCGACACTCGCACCCGAACACTTGGCGGAGATGATCGAGGAGTCATACTCGCTCGTGTTCGCCTCGCTCACCAAGAGGTTGCAGGCCGAGATTGTTGACGCCGACACGATGGCGCGGCTCACCCGGGGCGACGAGGACTAG
- a CDS encoding D-2-hydroxyacid dehydrogenase, producing the protein MSARRIAAIVGAFVLIGVIVWIDVTTSLWQELVVLSGLAAGLVSFLLTALVIDRVMERSNERRWAPVTRLALTEILHGLADDERSEPSRGLIVARSLSLPVGSLGTPNAERLPAELHRLREGVAAEREGLAATLGVWSSFLASSERGAGVMRRIATVALQLEAVRDASLEVDAALLRQSAPKNTPSLVPDVAVVIADLRNEIDSTNSALAAVAHEIEAELSRDAARAEDGSEMSGRAPDGSVLTMKDVQSPLRILAVVSEPDPRFDGLFAPIREQAELSLVHDAESMARAASGADALLVWEDQPGLVDQAITAGATLNWVHSASTGVNALITPTLRQSEVTLTNSRGVLDRAIAEYVLGLFIAHRKGFAETLVLQQQRTWRHRTTRMVAGTRAVVVGTGAIGRETARLLGAVGMHVTLVGRRAVFQDPEFGRIAASDDLASEVRDAQLVVLVAPLTAETRHLMSEDVLAAMPRDAYLVNVGRGGLVDEPALEARLAAGQLAGAGLDVFAEEPLPQSSALWGDPRVLVSPHMAGDFDGFEEALVARFVELFRDRKAGRPLSHVVDTRLGYVPSGTPAS; encoded by the coding sequence ATGTCTGCTCGCCGAATTGCGGCGATCGTGGGGGCGTTTGTCCTCATCGGCGTCATCGTCTGGATCGACGTCACCACCAGCCTGTGGCAAGAGCTCGTGGTGCTGTCGGGACTCGCCGCGGGTCTCGTGAGCTTCCTACTCACCGCACTCGTGATCGATCGAGTCATGGAGCGGTCGAATGAGCGCCGGTGGGCGCCGGTGACCCGGCTGGCCCTCACCGAGATCCTGCACGGGCTCGCCGACGACGAACGAAGCGAGCCCAGCCGCGGACTGATTGTGGCGCGCAGCCTGAGCCTGCCGGTCGGCTCGCTCGGCACCCCGAACGCCGAGCGGCTCCCAGCCGAGCTGCACCGCCTGCGCGAGGGCGTCGCCGCCGAGCGGGAGGGCTTGGCCGCTACCCTCGGCGTCTGGTCGAGCTTTCTCGCGTCAAGCGAGCGCGGCGCCGGCGTCATGCGCCGCATCGCGACCGTGGCCCTGCAGCTCGAGGCCGTGCGCGATGCCTCACTCGAAGTCGACGCGGCACTCCTTCGGCAGTCCGCGCCCAAAAACACTCCCTCGCTCGTCCCCGACGTCGCCGTCGTGATCGCCGACCTTCGCAACGAGATTGATTCCACTAATTCGGCTCTCGCGGCCGTGGCCCACGAGATCGAAGCGGAGCTGAGCCGAGACGCGGCGCGCGCGGAAGACGGTAGCGAGATGAGCGGGCGGGCGCCAGACGGTAGCGTGCTCACTATGAAAGACGTTCAGTCACCACTGCGCATACTGGCGGTCGTCAGCGAGCCCGATCCGAGATTCGACGGTCTCTTCGCGCCGATCCGCGAGCAGGCGGAGCTCTCGCTCGTGCACGACGCCGAGTCGATGGCCCGAGCCGCGAGCGGCGCCGACGCGCTTTTGGTGTGGGAGGACCAACCGGGCCTCGTCGACCAGGCGATCACCGCAGGGGCCACCCTGAACTGGGTGCACTCCGCGTCGACCGGGGTTAACGCGCTCATCACACCCACGTTGCGCCAGTCCGAGGTGACGTTGACGAATTCCCGGGGAGTGCTCGATCGCGCGATCGCCGAGTACGTGCTCGGCCTGTTTATCGCTCACCGCAAGGGATTTGCGGAGACGCTCGTCCTGCAGCAGCAGCGCACCTGGCGGCACCGCACGACCCGCATGGTGGCCGGCACACGTGCGGTCGTCGTCGGCACCGGCGCAATTGGGCGCGAGACCGCCCGCCTGCTCGGGGCGGTCGGCATGCATGTCACGCTCGTCGGGCGGCGAGCGGTCTTTCAGGATCCGGAGTTTGGTCGGATCGCCGCATCAGACGATCTCGCGAGCGAGGTGCGGGACGCGCAGCTCGTCGTGCTCGTCGCGCCGCTCACCGCCGAGACCCGGCACCTGATGAGCGAGGACGTGCTCGCCGCCATGCCGCGCGATGCATATCTCGTCAATGTCGGCCGCGGGGGTCTCGTGGACGAGCCGGCGCTTGAAGCGCGGCTTGCGGCGGGCCAGCTCGCCGGGGCCGGTCTCGACGTGTTCGCCGAGGAACCGCTCCCACAGTCTTCCGCGCTGTGGGGCGACCCCCGCGTGCTCGTCTCGCCGCACATGGCCGGGGACTTCGACGGGTTCGAGGAGGCGCTGGTCGCGCGTTTCGTCGAGCTGTTTCGAGACCGAAAAGCCGGGCGCCCGCTCAGCCACGTGGTGGACACGCGGCTCGGGTACGTGCCCAGCGGGACACCCGCGAGCTAG
- a CDS encoding polysaccharide deacetylase family protein: MDDAGVTAGMARPRASASRLRVAMRRCAATSVVALVVGLAGCAPEPIVHSTHPEMLPRIELADIVAPPEPLDAAAVPGLFPQRIVPSGAPWASARWSQLPGETPLNLEQQSWVHAEMGAFTGQSGAPAFHPRASPAGSGGASRGCSRGSTQVAAGILLADPALAPVAPAGAPVLALNCDVIFASGGLLGIRSRSTSVDAAGVLSDLVTVGYSVNGAELAPAADFVDPARLGELGELLLASLGYRDLPTMFVPAAIARPLTAAESDLLGLARLIADPVPAADGSMVFTIALADLPGGGAGFTRLAAWSKSGALRGAHIAVRVERPERWLSEGGRAALGIAVAAAPPSWQAVAAGRQSIDCGLVPCVAVTFDDGPGADSERLLQVLAETNSAASFFLMGSAVSVAPGMAAAELANGHTVANHSWSHPDLTKLSKEQVREQVMQAQRAITDATGSAPRYFRPPYGALNPEVMAEIPLPIVLWSIDTNDWRGPGVDALVERVSGAGPGDIILFHDTHASTVDAMPRVIGELQDRGLELVTLDDLLGDQPTGVRISRG, translated from the coding sequence ATGGACGACGCGGGGGTCACTGCCGGGATGGCCCGCCCCCGAGCCTCCGCGTCCCGCCTGCGGGTCGCGATGCGCCGATGCGCGGCGACATCGGTAGTCGCGCTGGTGGTGGGCCTCGCGGGGTGTGCCCCAGAGCCGATCGTGCACAGCACCCACCCCGAAATGCTGCCGCGCATCGAGCTGGCGGACATTGTTGCTCCGCCGGAGCCGCTCGACGCCGCCGCCGTTCCCGGCCTCTTTCCGCAGCGCATCGTCCCGAGCGGCGCCCCCTGGGCCTCGGCGCGCTGGTCTCAACTGCCAGGTGAAACCCCGTTGAATCTGGAGCAACAGAGCTGGGTGCATGCGGAAATGGGGGCGTTCACCGGTCAGAGCGGCGCTCCCGCGTTCCACCCTCGTGCGTCGCCTGCGGGAAGCGGGGGAGCCTCGCGCGGGTGCTCCCGGGGCAGCACTCAGGTTGCGGCCGGGATCCTGTTGGCCGACCCGGCGCTCGCCCCGGTGGCTCCCGCGGGAGCGCCCGTGCTGGCGCTCAACTGTGACGTTATCTTCGCTTCGGGTGGGCTGCTCGGCATCCGCTCGCGATCGACGAGCGTGGACGCCGCCGGCGTGCTGAGCGACCTCGTCACTGTCGGATATTCCGTCAACGGGGCAGAGCTCGCCCCCGCTGCCGATTTCGTTGACCCGGCGCGGCTGGGGGAGTTGGGGGAACTGCTGCTCGCCTCGCTCGGCTATCGTGACCTCCCCACAATGTTCGTTCCGGCGGCGATCGCCCGCCCCCTCACTGCGGCTGAGAGCGACCTACTCGGGCTCGCGCGCCTGATCGCCGACCCGGTTCCCGCCGCCGACGGTTCGATGGTCTTTACGATCGCGCTGGCAGATCTGCCCGGTGGTGGGGCTGGCTTCACTCGCCTGGCCGCCTGGTCGAAGTCAGGGGCACTGCGCGGAGCGCACATTGCGGTGCGTGTGGAGCGCCCCGAACGGTGGCTGAGCGAGGGCGGCCGTGCAGCCCTGGGGATCGCGGTTGCCGCGGCGCCCCCCTCCTGGCAGGCCGTGGCCGCGGGGCGGCAGTCGATTGACTGCGGATTAGTTCCCTGCGTTGCGGTGACCTTTGACGATGGGCCCGGGGCGGATTCCGAGCGCCTCCTGCAGGTGTTGGCCGAAACGAACTCCGCGGCGTCGTTCTTCTTGATGGGATCTGCCGTGTCCGTCGCGCCGGGCATGGCCGCCGCAGAACTCGCGAACGGACACACCGTCGCGAACCACTCCTGGAGCCATCCGGATCTGACGAAGCTCTCGAAGGAGCAGGTGCGCGAGCAGGTCATGCAGGCTCAGCGGGCAATCACCGACGCGACCGGATCCGCCCCTCGCTACTTCCGCCCGCCCTATGGGGCGTTGAACCCCGAAGTGATGGCAGAGATCCCGCTGCCGATCGTCCTCTGGTCGATCGACACGAACGACTGGCGTGGCCCCGGGGTGGATGCCCTCGTCGAGCGGGTGTCCGGAGCGGGGCCCGGCGACATCATCCTGTTCCATGACACGCACGCGTCGACCGTCGACGCCATGCCGCGCGTGATCGGCGAACTGCAAGATCGCGGGCTCGAGTTGGTCACGCTCGACGACCTGCTCGGGGACCAGCCGACCGGGGTGCGCATCTCACGCGGATGA
- a CDS encoding TerC family protein, which yields MTSALPLWFEITSMVVLVAVLVFDLLLVIRRPHIPSMRESSLWVGFYVLLALLFAGAMFIIGDVQHGSEFLAGWLTEYSLSIDNLFVFVIILGRFAVPPAYQQRALMIGIVLALIFRGIFIIAGAALIERFSWIFFIFGAWLIWTAWQQVRHDDTAEQKDSAFVRWIKRVLPFSDEFDGGKLSTVKNGKKMWTPMLLVLIALGTTDLLFALDSIPAIFGITQSPFIVFTANVFALMGLRQLYFLLGGLLERLSYLHFGIAAILAFIGVKLVLHALHTNELPFINGGEHVDWAPEISTWASLGFIVSAMAIATIASLIKVRREEKAGGERMHLGASEHHTDSAKSEAPTQD from the coding sequence GTGACCTCAGCTCTTCCGCTCTGGTTCGAAATTACCTCGATGGTCGTGCTTGTCGCCGTCCTCGTGTTCGACCTCTTGCTCGTCATTCGCCGTCCGCACATCCCCTCGATGCGGGAATCGAGCCTGTGGGTGGGCTTCTATGTCTTGCTCGCCCTGCTCTTCGCGGGCGCGATGTTCATCATTGGCGACGTGCAGCACGGAAGCGAGTTCCTCGCCGGCTGGCTCACTGAGTACAGCCTGTCGATCGACAACCTCTTCGTATTCGTCATCATCCTCGGACGCTTCGCCGTCCCGCCTGCCTATCAGCAGCGCGCGCTGATGATCGGCATCGTTCTCGCCCTCATCTTCCGCGGCATCTTCATCATTGCCGGTGCGGCCCTGATCGAGCGCTTCAGCTGGATCTTCTTCATTTTCGGCGCCTGGCTCATCTGGACGGCATGGCAGCAGGTGCGCCACGACGACACCGCGGAGCAGAAAGACAGCGCCTTTGTGCGCTGGATCAAGCGCGTACTGCCGTTCTCGGACGAGTTCGACGGCGGCAAGCTGAGCACGGTGAAGAACGGCAAGAAGATGTGGACGCCGATGCTGCTCGTGCTCATCGCTCTCGGCACGACCGACCTGCTGTTCGCGCTCGACTCGATTCCCGCGATCTTCGGTATCACGCAGAGCCCGTTTATCGTGTTCACGGCCAACGTCTTCGCGCTGATGGGCCTGCGTCAGCTCTACTTCCTGCTCGGCGGCCTGCTCGAGCGCCTGAGCTACCTGCACTTCGGTATCGCCGCGATCCTGGCCTTCATCGGCGTGAAGCTCGTGCTGCACGCGCTGCACACCAACGAGCTGCCGTTCATTAACGGCGGCGAGCACGTGGACTGGGCGCCTGAGATCAGCACCTGGGCCTCGCTGGGCTTCATCGTCAGCGCGATGGCAATCGCGACCATCGCGAGCCTCATCAAGGTGCGCCGCGAGGAGAAGGCGGGCGGCGAACGGATGCACCTCGGCGCTTCCGAGCACCACACCGATTCTGCGAAGAGCGAAGCGCCGACCCAGGACTGA
- the leuC gene encoding 3-isopropylmalate dehydratase large subunit — translation MTEHVQTRPRTLAEKVWDDHVVVKGTDGQPDLIYIDLHLVHEVTSPQAFDGLRLADRPLRRVDLTIATEDHNTPTLNITREIADPTSRIQIETLRTNAAEFGVRLHSLGDKEQGIVHVVGPQLGLTMPGVTVVCGDSHTSTHGAFGAMAFGIGTSEVEHVMATQTLPLKPFKTMAINVEGELRPGVTAKDIILAVIAKIGTGGGQGYVLEYRGSAIRGLSMDGRMTICNMSIEAGARAGMVAPDETTYAFLKGRDHAPKGAEWDAAVEYWNTLPTDEDAVFDAEVSIDASALEPFVTWGTNPGQGVLLSENVPNPADIADPNERAAAERALEYMDIEAGTPMKEIPVDAVFMGSCTNSRMDDLRAFTSLIAGKQKAEGVRVMVVPGSARVRLEAEAEGLDKIVEAFGAEWRFAGCSMCLGMNPDQLAPGERCASTSNRNFEGRQGKGGRTHLVSPLVAAATAIRGTLSSPWDLAADEANGITHDAVASAAATQEA, via the coding sequence ATGACTGAGCACGTACAGACCCGCCCCCGCACCCTGGCCGAAAAGGTCTGGGACGACCACGTAGTGGTGAAGGGCACGGACGGGCAGCCTGACCTCATCTACATCGACCTGCACCTCGTGCACGAGGTCACGAGCCCGCAGGCGTTCGACGGCCTGCGCCTCGCCGACCGGCCGTTGCGCCGCGTCGACCTGACGATCGCGACCGAGGATCACAACACCCCGACGCTGAACATCACGCGGGAGATCGCTGACCCGACGAGCCGCATCCAGATCGAGACGCTGCGCACCAACGCCGCCGAGTTCGGCGTGCGCCTGCACTCCCTCGGCGACAAGGAGCAGGGCATCGTCCACGTCGTGGGCCCGCAGCTCGGCTTGACCATGCCCGGCGTGACCGTCGTGTGTGGCGACAGCCACACCTCGACGCACGGCGCATTCGGTGCGATGGCCTTCGGCATCGGCACGAGCGAGGTCGAGCACGTCATGGCGACGCAGACTCTGCCGCTCAAGCCGTTCAAGACCATGGCGATCAACGTCGAGGGCGAGCTGCGCCCGGGGGTCACGGCGAAGGACATCATCCTCGCGGTGATCGCGAAGATCGGCACCGGCGGGGGACAGGGCTACGTGCTCGAGTACCGTGGCTCGGCGATCCGCGGACTGTCGATGGACGGCCGCATGACGATCTGCAACATGTCGATCGAGGCCGGCGCCCGCGCCGGCATGGTCGCCCCCGACGAGACCACGTACGCGTTTCTGAAGGGGCGCGACCACGCTCCCAAGGGCGCCGAGTGGGACGCGGCGGTCGAGTATTGGAACACCCTCCCGACCGACGAGGACGCGGTCTTCGACGCCGAGGTGTCGATTGATGCGAGCGCACTCGAGCCCTTCGTGACCTGGGGCACGAACCCTGGCCAGGGCGTTCTGCTCAGCGAGAACGTGCCGAACCCGGCCGACATCGCCGATCCGAACGAGCGCGCCGCGGCCGAGCGCGCGCTCGAGTACATGGACATCGAAGCCGGTACGCCGATGAAGGAGATCCCGGTCGACGCGGTCTTCATGGGCTCTTGCACGAACAGCCGCATGGACGACCTGCGCGCGTTCACTAGCCTGATTGCCGGCAAGCAGAAGGCCGAGGGCGTGCGCGTCATGGTCGTGCCCGGCTCGGCCCGCGTGCGCCTCGAGGCCGAGGCCGAAGGCCTCGACAAGATCGTTGAGGCGTTCGGCGCCGAGTGGCGCTTCGCCGGTTGCTCGATGTGCCTCGGCATGAACCCCGATCAGTTGGCGCCCGGCGAGCGCTGCGCGTCGACCTCCAACCGCAACTTCGAGGGTCGCCAGGGCAAGGGCGGGCGCACACACCTCGTGTCGCCGCTCGTCGCCGCCGCGACCGCGATTCGCGGCACCCTGTCGAGCCCGTGGGATCTCGCCGCGGACGAGGCCAACGGCATCACTCACGACGCAGTGGCCTCGGCCGCCGCAACGCAGGAGGCGTAA
- the leuD gene encoding 3-isopropylmalate dehydratase small subunit produces the protein MDKFTTLTGIAAPLKRGNVDTDQIIPAVYLKRVTKTGFEDALFAGWRQDPEFVLNQPAFQGAQVLVAGPDFGTGSSREHAVWALRDFGFKVVISPRFGDIFRGNSGKQGLLAAQVEEDDVKEIWAALEANPGLEITVSLEDREVRFGDRKVSFQIDDYTRWRLMEGLDDISLTLQNEQAITDFEARRAAWLPTTLPVQTA, from the coding sequence ATGGACAAGTTCACCACCCTGACCGGCATCGCCGCTCCGCTCAAGCGCGGCAACGTCGACACGGACCAGATCATCCCCGCGGTGTACCTCAAGCGCGTCACGAAGACGGGCTTCGAGGACGCCCTGTTCGCCGGCTGGCGCCAGGACCCGGAGTTCGTGCTCAACCAGCCCGCCTTTCAGGGCGCGCAGGTGCTCGTGGCGGGCCCCGACTTCGGCACCGGATCCTCGCGCGAGCACGCCGTGTGGGCGCTGCGCGACTTCGGCTTCAAGGTCGTCATCTCGCCCCGCTTCGGCGACATCTTCCGCGGCAATTCGGGCAAGCAGGGCCTCCTCGCCGCGCAGGTCGAGGAAGACGATGTGAAGGAGATCTGGGCCGCCCTTGAGGCGAACCCGGGACTCGAGATCACCGTCAGCCTCGAGGACCGTGAGGTGCGTTTCGGGGACCGCAAGGTTTCTTTCCAGATCGACGACTACACTCGGTGGCGCTTGATGGAGGGACTCGACGATATCTCGTTGACGCTCCAGAACGAACAGGCGATTACCGACTTTGAAGCGCGTCGGGCGGCCTGGCTGCCCACCACTCTTCCGGTACAGACCGCGTAA
- the murA gene encoding UDP-N-acetylglucosamine 1-carboxyvinyltransferase, whose amino-acid sequence MGLTSDEILINGGRPLQGRIEVRGAKNLVPKAMVAALLGKTPSVLRNVPNISDVRVVAGLLALHGVLITRGEAGEWRLDPSNVEMAHKADIDAHAGSSRIPILFCGPLLHRLGEAFIPDLGGCRIGDRPIDFHLDALRAFGAVIEKLPSGILLKAPKRLKGTNIELPYPSVGATEQVLLTAVLAEGQTELRNAAIEPEIIDLICILQKMGAIITVEPNRVIFIEGVDELRGYQHRAIFDRNEAASWASAALATKGDVFVGGAKQEELMTFLNVFRKVGGDFDVHDDGIRFFHPGGELKPVTIETDVHPGFMTDWQQPLVVALTQAQGTSTIHETVYENRFGFTRALNQMGAEIAVYEDGLHDKNRRVKRRDFEQAAVITGPTHLTGAEIEVPDLRGGFSYLIAALTAEGQTKVTNLGIISRGYEDFITKLRQLGADFVFEA is encoded by the coding sequence ATCGGCTTGACCTCCGACGAGATTCTGATCAACGGCGGGCGTCCCCTTCAGGGTCGCATCGAGGTGCGCGGGGCGAAGAACCTCGTCCCCAAGGCGATGGTGGCGGCGCTGCTCGGCAAGACCCCGAGCGTGCTGCGCAACGTCCCGAACATTTCGGACGTTCGCGTCGTCGCGGGGCTGCTCGCCCTGCACGGCGTACTGATTACTCGCGGTGAAGCAGGAGAGTGGCGTCTCGACCCGTCGAACGTCGAGATGGCTCACAAGGCCGACATCGACGCGCACGCCGGGTCCTCGCGCATCCCGATCCTGTTCTGCGGACCGCTGCTGCACCGTCTCGGCGAGGCGTTCATCCCCGACCTCGGCGGCTGCCGCATCGGTGACCGCCCGATCGACTTCCACCTCGACGCGCTGCGCGCATTCGGTGCGGTCATCGAGAAGCTGCCGAGCGGGATCCTGCTGAAGGCGCCGAAGCGTCTCAAGGGCACGAACATCGAGCTGCCCTACCCGTCGGTCGGCGCGACCGAGCAGGTGCTGCTCACGGCGGTGCTCGCCGAGGGCCAGACCGAGCTGCGCAATGCGGCGATCGAGCCCGAGATCATCGACCTCATCTGCATCCTGCAGAAGATGGGCGCGATCATCACGGTCGAGCCCAACCGGGTCATCTTCATCGAGGGTGTCGACGAGCTTCGCGGCTACCAGCACCGCGCGATCTTCGACCGCAACGAGGCCGCGAGCTGGGCCTCGGCCGCGCTCGCGACCAAGGGCGACGTGTTTGTCGGCGGCGCGAAGCAGGAAGAGCTTATGACCTTCCTGAACGTCTTCCGCAAGGTCGGCGGCGACTTCGACGTGCACGACGACGGCATCCGGTTCTTCCACCCGGGTGGCGAGCTCAAGCCGGTCACGATCGAGACCGACGTGCACCCGGGGTTCATGACGGACTGGCAGCAGCCGCTCGTCGTCGCGCTGACCCAGGCGCAGGGCACCTCGACCATTCACGAGACCGTGTACGAGAACCGCTTCGGCTTCACGCGCGCGCTCAACCAGATGGGCGCCGAGATCGCCGTCTACGAGGACGGGCTGCACGACAAGAACCGCCGCGTGAAGCGTCGCGACTTCGAGCAGGCCGCCGTCATTACTGGTCCGACGCACCTCACGGGTGCTGAGATTGAGGTGCCCGACCTGCGTGGGGGCTTCAGCTACCTCATCGCCGCGCTGACCGCCGAGGGGCAGACCAAGGTCACGAATCTCGGCATCATCTCGCGCGGCTACGAGGACTTCATCACGAAGCTGCGCCAGCTCGGCGCTGACTTCGTGTTCGAAGCCTAG